In Streptomyces sp. NBC_00704, a genomic segment contains:
- a CDS encoding glycosyltransferase family 2 protein, with translation MSAALKVGAVVITMGDRPDELRALLDSIAGQDGDRVEVVVVGNGAPVPAVPEGVRTVELPENLGIPGGRNVGIEAFGPSGRDVDVLLFLDDDGLLARRDTAELCRRAFAADPRLGIVGFRIADPDTGVTQRRHVPRLRASDPMRSSRVTTFLGGANAVRTKVFAQVGGLPDAFFYAHEETDLAWRALDAGWMIDYRSDMVLHHPTTAPSRHAVYHRMVARNRVWLARRNLPAPLVPVYLGVWLLLTLARRPSGAALKAWFGGFREGWTTSCGPRRPMKWRTVWRLTRLGRPPVV, from the coding sequence GTGAGCGCCGCACTCAAGGTCGGCGCGGTCGTCATCACCATGGGCGACCGCCCCGACGAGCTGCGCGCCCTGCTCGACTCGATAGCCGGGCAGGACGGCGACCGCGTCGAGGTGGTCGTCGTCGGCAACGGCGCGCCCGTCCCGGCCGTCCCCGAGGGCGTCCGCACGGTCGAACTGCCCGAGAACCTCGGCATCCCCGGCGGCCGCAACGTGGGCATCGAGGCCTTCGGACCCAGCGGCCGCGACGTCGACGTCCTGCTGTTCCTCGACGACGACGGCCTCCTCGCGCGGCGCGACACGGCGGAGCTGTGCCGTAGGGCCTTCGCGGCCGACCCGAGGCTCGGCATCGTCGGCTTTCGGATCGCCGATCCGGACACGGGCGTCACCCAGCGCCGTCACGTGCCCCGGCTGCGCGCCTCGGACCCGATGCGCTCCTCCCGGGTCACCACCTTCCTCGGCGGCGCCAACGCCGTGCGCACCAAGGTCTTCGCGCAGGTGGGCGGCCTCCCGGACGCGTTCTTCTACGCCCATGAGGAGACCGACCTCGCCTGGCGGGCCCTCGACGCGGGCTGGATGATCGACTACCGGTCCGACATGGTGCTCCACCACCCCACGACCGCGCCCTCGCGGCACGCGGTGTACCACCGCATGGTGGCCCGCAACCGCGTCTGGCTGGCCCGCCGCAACCTGCCCGCCCCCCTGGTCCCCGTCTACCTCGGCGTGTGGCTGCTGCTGACCCTCGCCCGCCGCCCCTCGGGGGCCGCGCTCAAGGCGTGGTTCGGCGGGTTCCGGGAGGGATGGACCACGTCGTGCGGGCCCCGCCGGCCCATGAAGTGGCGTACGGTGTGGCGGCTCACCCGGCTGGGCCGGCCCCCGGTCGTCTGA
- a CDS encoding ABC transporter permease gives MSETTHDVGVAVSAPPSPDEGLTAAQLAAKYGLAVSGARPRLTEYVRQLWGRRHFILAFSRAKLAAQYSQAKLGQVWQVATPLLNAAVYFMIFGLLLGAGRGMPKNVYIPFLVTGVFVFTFTQTSVMSGVRAISGNLGLVRALHFPRASLPISFALQQLQQLLYSMLVLFLVVIGMGSYPDLSWALIVPVLALQFCFNTGLALIFARAGAHTPDLAQLMPFVMRTWMYASGVMFSIPVFLADKPQWAANILQWNPAAIYMDLMRFALIEEYDAANLPDHVWAVAAGWAVVVAVGGFVYFWKAEERYGRG, from the coding sequence GTGAGTGAGACAACGCATGACGTCGGAGTCGCCGTGAGCGCGCCTCCGTCGCCCGACGAGGGCCTCACGGCGGCGCAGCTGGCCGCCAAGTACGGGCTGGCCGTGAGCGGCGCCCGCCCCCGGCTGACGGAGTACGTCCGCCAGCTGTGGGGCCGCCGCCACTTCATCCTGGCGTTCTCCCGGGCGAAGCTGGCCGCGCAGTACAGCCAGGCCAAGCTCGGCCAGGTCTGGCAGGTGGCCACGCCGCTGCTGAACGCGGCCGTCTACTTCATGATCTTCGGCCTGCTCCTCGGCGCGGGCCGGGGGATGCCCAAGAACGTCTACATCCCCTTCCTCGTCACCGGCGTCTTCGTGTTCACCTTCACGCAGACCTCCGTGATGAGCGGCGTGCGCGCCATCTCCGGCAACCTCGGACTGGTCCGCGCCCTGCACTTCCCGCGCGCCTCGCTGCCCATCTCCTTCGCCCTGCAACAGCTCCAGCAACTGCTGTACTCCATGCTCGTGCTGTTCCTCGTGGTGATCGGCATGGGCAGCTACCCGGACCTGTCCTGGGCGCTGATCGTCCCCGTCCTCGCCCTGCAGTTCTGCTTCAACACCGGCCTGGCGCTGATCTTCGCCCGGGCCGGCGCGCACACCCCGGACCTGGCGCAGCTGATGCCGTTCGTGATGCGGACGTGGATGTACGCCTCCGGCGTGATGTTCTCCATCCCGGTCTTCCTCGCGGACAAGCCGCAGTGGGCGGCGAACATCCTGCAGTGGAACCCGGCCGCCATCTACATGGACCTGATGCGCTTCGCGCTCATCGAGGAGTACGACGCCGCGAACCTCCCCGACCACGTCTGGGCGGTCGCGGCCGGCTGGGCCGTGGTGGTCGCCGTCGGCGGCTTCGTGTACTTCTGGAAGGCCGAGGAGAGGTACGGCCGTGGTTGA
- a CDS encoding ABC transporter ATP-binding protein has protein sequence MVESLPAQRTGGRVPTVIADDVHIVYRVNGVRSGKGSATAALSRIVKRGSDDAQRGVRKVHAVRGVSFVAHRGEAIGLIGSNGSGKSTLLRAIAGLLPPERGKVYTDGQPSLLGVNAALMNDLTGERNVTLGGLAMGMSREQIKERYQEIVDFSGINEKGDFISLPMRTYSSGMQARLRFSIAAAKDHDVLMIDEALATGDAKFRRRSEARVRELREHAGTVFLVSHSNQSIRDTCDRVLWLERGELRLDGPTEEVLKAYEKFTGK, from the coding sequence GTGGTTGAGTCGCTCCCGGCGCAGCGCACGGGCGGGCGCGTGCCGACCGTCATCGCCGACGACGTCCACATCGTCTACCGCGTCAACGGCGTCAGGTCCGGCAAGGGCAGCGCCACCGCCGCGCTGAGCCGCATCGTCAAGCGGGGCTCCGACGACGCACAGCGCGGGGTGCGCAAGGTGCACGCGGTGCGGGGCGTGTCCTTCGTCGCCCACCGCGGCGAGGCCATCGGGCTGATCGGCTCCAACGGCTCGGGCAAGTCCACGCTGCTGCGCGCCATCGCGGGGCTGCTGCCGCCCGAGCGCGGCAAGGTCTACACCGACGGCCAGCCCTCGCTGCTCGGCGTCAACGCGGCCCTGATGAACGACCTCACCGGCGAACGCAACGTGACGCTCGGCGGCCTGGCCATGGGCATGTCCCGCGAGCAGATCAAGGAGCGCTACCAGGAGATCGTCGACTTCTCCGGCATCAACGAGAAGGGCGACTTCATCAGCCTGCCGATGCGCACCTACTCCTCCGGCATGCAGGCCCGGCTGCGGTTCTCCATCGCCGCGGCGAAGGACCACGACGTGCTGATGATCGACGAGGCGCTGGCCACCGGCGACGCCAAGTTCCGCCGGCGGTCCGAGGCACGGGTGCGGGAGTTGCGCGAGCACGCCGGCACCGTGTTCCTGGTCAGCCACAGCAACCAGTCCATCCGCGACACCTGCGACCGGGTCCTGTGGCTGGAACGGGGCGAACTGCGCCTGGACGGCCCGACCGAAGAGGTCCTCAAGGCGTACGAGAAGTTCACCGGCAAGTAG
- the hpnC gene encoding squalene synthase HpnC yields the protein MTAATAPHTGDPERSTLAKAAHENFPVAPFFLPRVWREDLMAVYGYARLVDDIGDGDLAPGGEDARLLGVPAAGAGDRLALLDAFEADLRRVFGGSDGPPRHPLLRRLQPTVRRRSLTPEPFLGLIAANRQDQLVARYETYDDLVAYCELSANPVGRLVLAVTGAATPERIRRSDAICTALQIVEHLQDVAEDLGRDRVYLPAADMKRFHVQEADLAARTSNASVRALVAFEAQRASDLLNEGAPLVGSVHGRLRLLLAGFVAGGRAAIRAIAAADHDVLPGPPKPGKLQLLREAGVTLRGEG from the coding sequence GTGACGGCGGCCACGGCGCCGCACACCGGCGACCCCGAACGGAGCACCCTCGCCAAAGCGGCGCACGAGAACTTCCCCGTGGCCCCGTTCTTCCTCCCCCGAGTCTGGCGCGAGGACCTCATGGCCGTGTACGGCTACGCCCGGCTCGTGGACGACATCGGCGACGGCGACCTGGCCCCCGGCGGCGAGGACGCCCGCCTCCTCGGCGTGCCGGCCGCCGGGGCCGGGGACCGCCTCGCGCTGCTGGACGCCTTCGAGGCCGACCTGCGCCGGGTCTTCGGCGGTTCCGACGGCCCGCCCCGCCACCCCCTGCTGCGCCGCCTCCAGCCGACCGTGCGCCGCCGCTCGCTCACCCCGGAGCCCTTCCTCGGCCTGATCGCGGCCAACCGCCAGGACCAGCTCGTCGCCCGCTACGAGACCTACGACGATCTCGTCGCCTACTGCGAACTGTCCGCCAACCCCGTCGGCCGTCTCGTCCTCGCCGTCACCGGCGCCGCGACCCCCGAGCGGATCCGGCGCTCCGACGCGATCTGCACCGCACTGCAGATCGTCGAACACCTGCAGGACGTGGCCGAGGACCTCGGCCGCGACCGCGTCTACCTGCCCGCCGCCGACATGAAGCGCTTCCACGTCCAGGAGGCGGACCTCGCCGCGCGCACCTCGAACGCCTCGGTGCGCGCGCTGGTCGCGTTCGAGGCGCAACGCGCGAGCGATCTCCTGAATGAAGGCGCCCCCCTGGTGGGTAGCGTCCACGGCAGGCTGAGACTGCTGCTCGCGGGCTTCGTGGCGGGGGGGCGGGCGGCGATCCGAGCGATCGCCGCCGCCGATCACGACGTACTTCCCGGCCCGCCCAAGCCCGGCAAGCTCCAGTTGCTGCGCGAGGCGGGCGTGACTCTGCGAGGAGAGGGGTGA
- the hpnD gene encoding presqualene diphosphate synthase HpnD yields MIRSVESSPHASAPVLAAYSYCETVTGQQARNFAYGIRLLPTPKRRAMSALYAFSRRVDDIGDGALDDDVKAARLEDTRALLTRVRAGEVDEDDTDPVAVALAHTARAFPVPLGGLDELIDGVLMDVRGETYETWDDLKTYCRCVAGAIGRLSLGVFGTEPGARGAERAPEYADTLGLALQLTNILRDVREDAEGGRTYLPADDLAKFGCSAGFDGPKPPEGSDFAGLVHFEVRRARTLFAEGYRLLPLLDRRSGACVAAMAGIYRRLLDRIERDPEAVLRGRVSLPGREKAFVAVRGLSGLDARHVSRRAVRRHT; encoded by the coding sequence GTGATCCGGAGCGTGGAGTCGTCACCGCACGCGTCCGCACCGGTACTCGCCGCCTACAGCTACTGCGAGACCGTCACCGGGCAGCAGGCCCGGAACTTCGCGTACGGCATCAGGCTGCTGCCCACACCGAAGCGCCGCGCGATGTCCGCGCTGTACGCGTTCTCGCGCCGCGTCGACGACATCGGCGACGGCGCGCTGGACGACGACGTCAAGGCCGCCAGGCTGGAGGACACCCGGGCGCTGCTGACCCGGGTCCGGGCCGGCGAGGTCGACGAGGACGACACCGACCCCGTGGCCGTCGCCCTCGCGCACACGGCCCGGGCCTTCCCGGTCCCGCTGGGCGGCCTGGACGAGCTGATCGACGGCGTCCTGATGGACGTGCGCGGCGAGACCTACGAGACCTGGGACGACCTGAAGACGTACTGCCGCTGCGTGGCGGGCGCCATCGGGCGGCTCTCGCTCGGCGTGTTCGGCACCGAGCCGGGGGCGCGCGGCGCCGAGCGCGCACCGGAGTACGCGGACACGCTCGGTCTCGCGCTCCAGCTCACCAACATCCTGCGCGACGTCCGCGAGGACGCCGAGGGCGGCCGCACCTATCTGCCCGCCGACGACCTCGCCAAGTTCGGCTGCTCGGCCGGGTTCGACGGCCCGAAGCCGCCGGAGGGCTCCGACTTCGCCGGTCTCGTGCACTTCGAGGTGCGCCGGGCCCGCACCCTCTTCGCCGAGGGATACCGGCTGCTGCCCCTGCTCGACCGGCGCAGCGGCGCCTGCGTCGCCGCCATGGCCGGCATCTACCGCCGTCTCCTGGACCGCATCGAGCGCGACCCCGAGGCCGTGCTGCGCGGCCGTGTCTCGCTGCCCGGCCGGGAGAAGGCCTTCGTCGCCGTGCGCGGGCTGTCGGGCCTGGACGCCCGGCACGTGTCGCGGCGCGCCGTCAGGAGGCACACCTGA
- a CDS encoding DUF6380 family protein, translating into MDAAGDGQGQGGDAAEKRRATLRRGAASLTATACRAEFRHHGRPAREGAR; encoded by the coding sequence ATGGACGCGGCGGGCGACGGGCAGGGCCAGGGCGGCGACGCCGCGGAAAAGCGGCGCGCAACCCTCCGACGCGGCGCGGCGTCCCTGACTGCGACGGCCTGCCGTGCAGAGTTCAGGCACCACGGCCGGCCCGCACGGGAGGGTGCACGATGA
- the hpnE gene encoding hydroxysqualene dehydroxylase HpnE — protein sequence MNDEQQADATRAPASPGRTAVVVGGGIAGVTAALALADAGVRVTLLEGRPRLGGLAFSFRRGELTVDNGQHVYLRCCTAYRWFLDRVGGSALAPLQDRLDVPVVDVAKPEGRRLGRLRRDALPVPLHLGRSLAAYPHLSLAERVAVGRAALALKGLDLADPALDAQDFGSWLTAHGQSPRAVEALWDLVGVATLNAVAGQCSLGLAAMVFKTGLLSAPGAADIGWARVPLGELHDGLARRALDAAGVRTEVRARVTALSRAQDGTWSVRIPQETLTADTVVLAVPQREAHDLLPEGALADAGRLLEIGTAPILNVHVVYDRKVLDAPFLAALGTPVQWVFDRTHASGLRDGQYLALSQSAAQDDIDLPVAALRERYLPELRRLLPGARRAGVRDFFVTRERTATFAPTPGVGRLRPGARTEAPGLYLAGAWTATGWPATMESAVRSGVNAADAALSALGRPRPRRRFDSEETAHCIVAGDTPRASGREPEGTGVPLRGGAR from the coding sequence ATGAACGACGAGCAGCAGGCGGACGCGACGCGGGCGCCCGCCTCCCCGGGGCGCACCGCCGTCGTCGTCGGGGGCGGGATCGCCGGCGTCACCGCCGCGCTCGCGCTCGCCGACGCGGGCGTGCGCGTCACCCTGCTCGAAGGCCGCCCCCGGCTCGGCGGCCTGGCCTTCTCCTTCCGGCGCGGCGAGCTGACCGTCGACAACGGCCAGCACGTGTACCTGCGTTGCTGCACCGCCTACCGCTGGTTCCTGGACCGCGTCGGGGGCAGCGCCCTGGCTCCGCTGCAGGACCGTCTCGACGTGCCCGTCGTCGACGTCGCCAAGCCCGAGGGCCGGCGCCTGGGCAGACTGCGGCGCGACGCGCTGCCCGTGCCGCTGCACCTGGGTCGCAGCCTCGCCGCGTACCCGCATCTCTCCCTCGCCGAGCGCGTCGCCGTGGGCCGGGCGGCGCTCGCCCTCAAAGGGCTCGACCTCGCCGATCCCGCCCTGGACGCACAGGACTTCGGGAGCTGGCTGACCGCGCACGGCCAGTCCCCGCGCGCCGTCGAGGCCCTGTGGGACCTGGTCGGCGTCGCCACCCTCAACGCGGTCGCCGGCCAGTGCTCGCTCGGGCTGGCCGCGATGGTGTTCAAGACCGGCCTGCTCTCCGCCCCGGGCGCCGCCGACATCGGCTGGGCGCGCGTCCCGCTGGGCGAACTGCACGACGGGCTCGCCCGCAGGGCGCTGGACGCCGCGGGTGTGCGCACCGAGGTCAGAGCCCGCGTCACCGCCCTCTCCCGCGCGCAGGACGGGACATGGAGCGTGCGGATCCCGCAGGAGACGCTCACGGCGGACACGGTCGTCCTCGCCGTCCCCCAGCGCGAGGCGCACGACCTGCTGCCCGAGGGCGCGCTCGCCGACGCCGGACGGCTGCTGGAGATCGGCACCGCGCCGATCCTCAACGTCCACGTCGTCTACGACCGCAAGGTCCTCGACGCGCCCTTCCTCGCCGCGCTCGGCACCCCCGTGCAGTGGGTCTTCGACCGCACCCACGCCTCCGGACTGCGCGACGGCCAGTACCTCGCCCTGTCGCAGTCCGCCGCGCAGGACGACATCGACCTGCCCGTCGCCGCCCTGCGCGAGCGCTACCTGCCCGAACTGCGCAGGCTGCTGCCGGGCGCGCGCCGCGCCGGGGTGCGGGACTTCTTCGTCACCCGGGAGCGCACGGCGACGTTCGCCCCCACCCCCGGCGTCGGCCGCCTGCGGCCCGGCGCCCGCACCGAAGCCCCCGGCCTGTACCTGGCCGGTGCGTGGACCGCCACCGGGTGGCCCGCGACCATGGAGAGTGCGGTCCGCAGCGGCGTGAACGCGGCGGACGCCGCGCTGAGCGCCCTCGGCCGGCCCCGACCCCGCCGTCGCTTCGACTCCGAGGAGACGGCCCACTGCATCGTCGCGGGGGACACCCCCCGAGCCTCCGGCCGGGAGCCGGAGGGAACCGGCGTTCCCCTGCGAGGGGGCGCCCGGTGA
- a CDS encoding polyprenyl synthetase family protein — protein sequence MKFDQHGPAHPRTPSGTATRGENVPTVPQASPAARRTAVDVTALLERGRTLATPVLRAAVDRLAPPMDTVAAYHFGWIDAQGNPTDGDGGKAVRPALAVLSAEVAGAAPEAGVPGAVAVELVHNFSLLHDDLMDGDEQRRHRDTVWKVHGPAQAILVGDALFALANEVLLELGTVEAGRATRRLTTATRALIDGQAQDISYEHRDRVSVEECLEMEGNKTGALLACASSIGAVLGGADDRTADTLERYGYHLGLAFQAVDDLLGIWGDPEATGKQTWSDLRQRKKSLPVVAALAAGGPASERLGEMLAADAKSNDFENFSEEEFAARAALIEEAGGRDWTAGEARRQHTVAIEALNSVDMPEQVRDRFTALADFVVVRKR from the coding sequence GTGAAGTTCGATCAGCACGGCCCGGCACACCCCCGCACCCCCTCCGGCACCGCGACAAGAGGAGAAAATGTGCCCACTGTGCCCCAGGCCTCACCGGCCGCTCGGCGGACCGCGGTGGACGTGACCGCGCTCCTGGAGCGCGGCCGCACCCTGGCCACACCGGTGCTGCGGGCGGCCGTCGACCGACTCGCCCCGCCCATGGACACGGTCGCCGCCTACCACTTCGGCTGGATCGACGCCCAGGGCAACCCCACCGACGGCGACGGCGGCAAGGCCGTGCGCCCGGCGCTCGCCGTGCTCTCCGCCGAGGTGGCGGGAGCCGCGCCCGAGGCCGGCGTCCCCGGCGCGGTCGCCGTGGAACTGGTCCACAACTTCTCCCTCCTGCACGACGACCTGATGGACGGCGACGAGCAGCGCCGCCACCGCGACACCGTCTGGAAGGTCCACGGTCCCGCCCAGGCCATCCTGGTCGGCGACGCGCTGTTCGCCCTCGCCAACGAAGTCCTGCTGGAACTCGGCACGGTGGAGGCCGGCCGCGCCACCCGCCGTCTGACGACGGCCACCCGCGCCCTCATCGACGGCCAGGCCCAGGACATCTCCTACGAGCACCGCGACCGCGTCAGCGTCGAGGAGTGCCTGGAGATGGAGGGCAACAAGACCGGCGCGCTGCTCGCCTGCGCCTCCTCCATCGGCGCGGTGCTCGGCGGCGCGGACGACCGCACCGCCGACACGCTGGAGAGGTACGGCTACCACCTCGGCCTCGCCTTCCAGGCCGTCGACGACCTCCTCGGCATCTGGGGCGACCCGGAGGCCACGGGCAAGCAGACCTGGAGCGACCTGCGCCAGCGCAAGAAGTCCCTGCCGGTGGTGGCCGCCCTCGCGGCCGGGGGCCCGGCCTCCGAGCGGCTCGGCGAGATGCTCGCCGCCGACGCCAAGAGCAACGACTTCGAGAACTTCTCCGAGGAGGAGTTCGCGGCCCGCGCGGCCCTGATCGAGGAGGCGGGCGGCCGCGACTGGACCGCCGGGGAGGCACGCCGTCAGCACACCGTCGCCATCGAGGCCCTGAACTCCGTCGACATGCCCGAACAGGTCCGGGACCGGTTCACGGCGCTCGCGGACTTCGTCGTCGTACGAAAGAGATGA
- the shc gene encoding squalene--hopene cyclase: protein MTATTDGSTGALPPRAAAASETDITIPVAAGVQEAAARAMRLATDFLLARQDAEGWWKGDLETNVTMDAEDLLLRQFLGIRDEPTTRAAALFVRGEQREDGTWATFYGGPPDLSATVEAYVALRLAGDAPDAPHMARASAWVRDQGGIAAARVFTRIWLALFGWWKWEDLPELPPELLFFPKWFPLSIYNFGCWARQTIVPLTVVSAKRPVRPAPFPLDELHTDPANPNPPKPLAPVNSWDGLFQRLDKVVRGYRSVAVRRLRRAALNSAARWIIERQENDGCWGGIQPPAVYSVIALHLLGYDLEHPVMRAGLESLDRYTVWREDGARMIEACQSPVWDTCLATIALADAGLPADHPQLVKAADWMLGEQVVRPGDWSVRRPQLPPGGWAFEFHNDNYPDIDDTAEVVLALRRVRHHDPERMDRAIARGVRWNLGMQSRNGAWGAFDVDNTSPFPNRLPFCDFGEVIDPPSADVTAHVVEMLAIEGLSHDPRTRRGIEWLLAEQEPDGSWFGRWGVNYVYGTGSVVPALTAAGLSVRHPAIRAAVGWLERVQNDDGGWGEDLRSYQDPARWSARGASTASQTAWALMALLAAGEKDSPAVERGVAWLARTQREDGSWDEPYFTGTGFPWDFSINYHLYRQVFPLTALGRYVNGEPFSKRPVPHTASAEGKGS from the coding sequence ATGACAGCGACGACCGACGGAAGCACCGGGGCCCTGCCGCCCCGCGCTGCCGCGGCCAGCGAAACCGACATCACCATCCCCGTGGCGGCCGGGGTACAAGAAGCCGCCGCACGCGCGATGCGGCTCGCCACGGACTTCCTGCTCGCCCGGCAGGACGCCGAGGGCTGGTGGAAGGGCGACCTGGAGACCAACGTCACCATGGACGCCGAGGATCTGCTGCTGCGCCAGTTCCTGGGCATCCGCGACGAGCCGACCACCCGCGCCGCCGCCCTCTTCGTGCGCGGCGAGCAGCGCGAGGACGGCACCTGGGCCACCTTCTACGGCGGCCCGCCCGACCTGTCCGCCACCGTCGAGGCGTATGTCGCGCTGAGGCTGGCCGGCGACGCCCCCGACGCCCCGCACATGGCCCGCGCCTCCGCCTGGGTCCGCGACCAGGGAGGCATCGCAGCCGCCCGGGTCTTCACCCGGATCTGGCTGGCCCTGTTCGGCTGGTGGAAGTGGGAGGACCTGCCCGAACTGCCGCCCGAGCTCTTGTTCTTCCCTAAATGGTTCCCGCTGAGCATCTACAACTTCGGCTGCTGGGCCCGGCAGACGATCGTGCCCCTGACCGTCGTCTCCGCCAAGCGCCCGGTGCGTCCGGCGCCGTTCCCGCTCGACGAGCTGCACACCGACCCCGCGAACCCCAACCCGCCCAAGCCCCTTGCCCCGGTCAACAGCTGGGACGGACTCTTCCAGCGCCTCGACAAGGTGGTGCGCGGCTACCGGTCGGTCGCGGTGCGCAGACTGCGCCGGGCGGCCCTGAACTCCGCCGCGCGCTGGATCATCGAGCGCCAGGAGAACGACGGCTGCTGGGGCGGGATCCAGCCGCCCGCCGTGTACTCGGTCATCGCCCTGCACCTGCTCGGCTACGACCTCGAACACCCGGTCATGCGGGCCGGGCTGGAGTCCCTGGACCGCTACACCGTGTGGCGCGAGGACGGCGCCCGGATGATCGAGGCCTGCCAGTCGCCCGTGTGGGACACCTGCCTGGCCACCATCGCTCTCGCCGACGCCGGACTGCCCGCCGACCATCCCCAACTGGTCAAGGCCGCCGACTGGATGCTCGGCGAACAGGTGGTGCGCCCCGGGGACTGGTCGGTGCGCAGGCCCCAACTCCCGCCCGGTGGCTGGGCGTTCGAGTTCCACAACGACAACTACCCCGACATCGACGACACCGCCGAGGTCGTCCTCGCACTGCGCCGGGTCCGCCACCACGACCCCGAGCGCATGGACCGGGCCATCGCGCGCGGCGTGCGCTGGAACCTCGGGATGCAGTCCCGCAACGGCGCCTGGGGCGCCTTCGACGTCGACAACACCAGCCCGTTCCCCAACCGGCTGCCGTTCTGCGACTTCGGCGAGGTGATCGACCCGCCGTCCGCGGACGTCACCGCGCACGTCGTCGAGATGCTGGCGATCGAGGGCCTCTCGCACGACCCGCGCACCCGGCGCGGGATCGAGTGGCTGCTCGCCGAACAGGAGCCGGACGGCTCCTGGTTCGGACGCTGGGGCGTCAACTACGTCTACGGCACCGGGTCCGTGGTGCCGGCGCTCACCGCCGCGGGCCTGTCGGTGCGGCATCCGGCGATCCGCGCGGCGGTCGGCTGGCTGGAGCGGGTGCAGAACGACGACGGCGGCTGGGGCGAGGACCTGCGCTCCTACCAGGACCCCGCGCGCTGGAGCGCCCGCGGGGCGTCGACGGCCTCCCAGACGGCCTGGGCGCTGATGGCCCTGCTGGCGGCGGGGGAGAAGGACTCCCCGGCCGTCGAACGGGGCGTGGCCTGGCTGGCCCGGACCCAGCGGGAGGACGGCTCCTGGGACGAGCCGTACTTCACCGGCACCGGCTTCCCCTGGGACTTCTCGATCAACTACCACCTCTACCGGCAGGTCTTCCCGCTGACCGCGCTCGGCCGCTATGTGAACGGAGAGCCCTTCAGTAAGCGGCCCGTCCCGCACACGGCGTCCGCCGAGGGCAAGGGGAGCTGA
- a CDS encoding phosphorylase family protein — protein sequence MSAQPVPAPLLIACALGIEHLALRMGDRGGADGPVTVLRTGMGPRAAERSVTRVLADPVLGGAAVLATGFCAGLAPGMHPGDLVVADETRDPRGRVPCEGTELLVKELVRTLPGRTVHTGPLTGSDHVVRGHERADLLATGAIAVDMESAATLLSAVRAEPRPVAAVRVVVDAPEHELVRIGTVRGGISAFRVLRSVLPAFFEWHRNVLLPRR from the coding sequence ATGAGCGCACAGCCCGTCCCGGCGCCGCTGCTGATCGCCTGCGCGCTCGGCATCGAGCACCTCGCCCTGCGCATGGGCGACCGCGGCGGCGCCGACGGGCCGGTCACCGTGCTGCGCACGGGCATGGGGCCCCGGGCGGCCGAGCGCTCGGTCACCCGCGTCCTGGCCGACCCGGTGCTGGGCGGGGCGGCCGTGCTGGCCACGGGCTTCTGCGCCGGACTCGCCCCCGGCATGCACCCCGGCGACCTGGTCGTCGCCGACGAGACCCGGGACCCGCGCGGCCGCGTGCCCTGCGAGGGCACCGAGCTGCTCGTCAAGGAACTGGTGCGCACCCTGCCCGGACGGACCGTCCACACCGGCCCGCTCACCGGCTCCGACCACGTGGTCCGCGGTCACGAGCGGGCCGACCTGCTCGCGACCGGCGCGATCGCGGTCGACATGGAATCGGCGGCCACGCTCCTGAGCGCCGTGCGCGCCGAGCCGCGCCCGGTTGCGGCCGTCCGGGTGGTCGTGGACGCTCCGGAACATGAACTCGTCCGGATCGGCACGGTACGCGGTGGAATATCGGCTTTCCGCGTTCTTCGCTCCGTCCTGCCTGCTTTTTTCGAATGGCACCGTAATGTTCTGCTCCCCCGGAGGTGA